A genomic stretch from Anoplolepis gracilipes chromosome 16, ASM4749672v1, whole genome shotgun sequence includes:
- the Nxt1 gene encoding NTF2-related export protein: protein MPLALRVVAFSRVLIPYAFFDFYVQKALNEKRSVKLFSFALFSINHKKVMDQDLKAKVDQACRTAEEFTKLYYEYLDKRRYLISRMYMDTATLMWNGNGVVGKDNIQKFWTDLPSSEHTVATLDAQPITGPEVANQLTFLVKVGGQVKYEEKSPKSFNQTFLITAMGDKWKIVSDCFRTQELLSNNTN, encoded by the exons ATGCCGTTGGCTTTGCGCGTTGTTGCATTTTCGCGCGTCCTTATTCCTTATgcattttttgatttttatgtgCAGAAAGCATTGAATGAAAAGCGCAGCGTAaagcttttttcttttgcattattttcaataaatcatAAGAAAGTAATGGAtcag GACTTAAAAGCTAAAGTCGATCAAGCTTGTCGAACTGCAGAGGAATTCACAAAACtgtattatgaatatttagaCAAGCGGCGATAT TTGATCTCAAGAATGTACATGGACACTGCTACTTTGATGTGGAACGGAAATGGAGTAGTAGGAAAAgacaatatacaaaaattctgGACAGATCTGCCATCTTCAGAGCATACAGTTGCTACTCTCGACGCTCAGCCAATTACAG GTCCAGAGGTAGCCAATCAATTAACATTTCTCGTCAAAGTCGGTGGACAAGTAAAGTATGAAGAAAAAAGTCCCAAGTCGTTTAATCAAACCTTTCTAATTACGGCTATGGGTGATAAATGGAAAATTGTAAGCGATTGTTTCCGAACGCAAGAATTACTgagtaataatacaaattag